Proteins from a genomic interval of Brachybacterium vulturis:
- a CDS encoding acyl-CoA thioesterase produces MSSHNAADAPDLTPGPLDIPIPVRWTDLDAYGHVNNAAMVRLLEEARIAAFWQPPAEQVALGAPRPPAALPISGAGDALSTVIASQRVEYARSLGHRRDGVLVRLWLSRIGGASLSVDYLVLTRDDPEAAAPYARARTVVVMVDAASGAPVRLEQETRRMLERFSGEPLRFRD; encoded by the coding sequence ATGTCGTCCCATAACGCTGCCGATGCTCCCGATCTCACGCCCGGACCGTTGGACATCCCGATCCCGGTCCGCTGGACGGATCTGGACGCCTACGGCCATGTGAACAACGCCGCCATGGTGCGTCTGCTCGAGGAGGCGCGCATCGCCGCCTTCTGGCAGCCGCCCGCCGAGCAGGTCGCGCTCGGGGCCCCGCGGCCCCCGGCGGCGCTGCCGATCAGCGGTGCCGGCGATGCTCTCAGCACCGTCATCGCCTCGCAGCGGGTCGAGTACGCCCGCTCCCTCGGCCACCGCCGCGACGGCGTGCTGGTGCGGCTGTGGCTCTCCCGGATCGGCGGGGCGAGCCTGAGCGTCGACTACCTGGTGCTCACGCGCGATGATCCCGAGGCCGCCGCGCCCTACGCCCGCGCCCGCACCGTGGTGGTGATGGTCGACGCGGCCTCCGGGGCACCGGTGCGGCTGGAGCAGGAGACCCGACGGATGCTCGAGCGGTTCTCCGGGGAGCCCCTGCGCTTCCGCGACTGA